The following coding sequences lie in one Rutidosis leptorrhynchoides isolate AG116_Rl617_1_P2 chromosome 4, CSIRO_AGI_Rlap_v1, whole genome shotgun sequence genomic window:
- the LOC139841636 gene encoding uncharacterized protein, which yields MTATLWFKFLPRKVDIFLWRLRLESLPVRWNLSARGVEINSIVCPVCNNGVETQDHVFFGCSLASKLRHWHKLRIWLNCSIPSFLSWDSFIVWLEGVRLSSISKNRVIASVITLLWAIWRFRNGIIFNVSFCTISSLFDVVRLLYFRWIKHRGHLFSNWNLWLSMLL from the coding sequence ATGACGGCTACTCTTTGGTTTAAGTTTCTACCACGGAAAGTTGATATATTTTTATGGAGGTTACGTTTAGAGTCTCTTCCAGTTCGTTGGAACCTTTCTGCGAGGGGTGTAGAGATAAACTCGATTGTGTGCCCGGTGTGTAATAACGGGGTGGAAACTCAGGATCATGTTTTCTTCGGGTGTTCCTTGGCTTCAAAGTTAAGGCACTGGCACAAGCTTCGAATTTGGTTGAATTGCTCTATACCTTCTTTTTTGTCTTGGGATTCTTTCATTGTTTGGCTAGAGGGTGTTCGTTTATCGTCTATCAGCAAGAACCGAGTTATCGCCTCAGTTATCACGTTACTTTGGGCGATTTGGAGATTCAGAAACGGCATTATTTTTAATGTTTCTTTTTGTACTATAAGTAGTCTATTTGATGTTGTTAGATTACTTTATTTTCGTTGGATTAAACATAGAGGTCATTTATTTTCAAATTGGAACTTGTGGCTTTCTATGCTTTTGTAA